From a region of the Candidatus Bathyanammoxibius amoris genome:
- the mtnP gene encoding S-methyl-5'-thioadenosine phosphorylase, producing the protein MSRIGIIGGSGLYDIEGIKDVEKVDVDTPFGKPSGSFTTGKLAGRDVVFLPRHGSGHTIMPSELPFRANVYAMKKLGVEQIIAVSAVGSLKEEIRPLDIMIPDQFFDRTKARENTFFGGGIVAHVGFADPLCGAMGDALHRAAQQVGARVHRGGIYVCMEGPHFSTRAESETYRRLGASVIGMTNLQEAKLAREAEICYATLALLTDYDCWRVGEEDVTVEMIVANLMKNVETAKKIIKVGIPELPSARKCPCATALKDAIITRPDAIPEKRKKELELIIGKYVK; encoded by the coding sequence ATGTCACGCATAGGGATAATCGGCGGCAGCGGTCTTTATGACATAGAGGGAATAAAGGACGTCGAGAAGGTGGATGTTGATACACCCTTCGGCAAGCCGTCCGGCAGCTTTACCACGGGGAAGCTGGCGGGGCGGGATGTGGTCTTCCTGCCCAGGCACGGCAGCGGCCACACCATAATGCCCTCAGAACTCCCTTTCAGGGCGAACGTCTACGCCATGAAGAAGCTGGGTGTGGAGCAGATAATCGCGGTCAGCGCGGTCGGAAGCCTGAAGGAGGAGATAAGGCCGCTTGACATCATGATACCGGACCAGTTCTTTGACCGCACCAAGGCGCGTGAAAACACGTTCTTCGGCGGCGGCATAGTGGCCCACGTGGGTTTCGCGGACCCGTTATGCGGCGCGATGGGCGACGCACTGCACAGGGCCGCGCAACAGGTAGGGGCCCGCGTGCACAGGGGCGGTATCTACGTCTGCATGGAAGGCCCGCATTTCTCTACCCGCGCGGAATCAGAGACCTACAGGAGACTGGGGGCCTCCGTCATAGGCATGACCAACCTGCAGGAGGCGAAACTGGCCAGAGAGGCGGAGATATGTTACGCCACGCTCGCGCTCTTGACCGACTATGACTGCTGGCGCGTGGGCGAGGAAGACGTCACCGTGGAGATGATAGTCGCGAACCTTATGAAGAACGTGGAGACCGCGAAGAAGATAATCAAGGTGGGCATACCCGAACTCCCCAGCGCGAGGAAGTGCCCCTGCGCCACGGCGCTAAAGGACGCGATAATCACAAGACCCGACGCCATCCCTGAAAAGAGAAAGAAGGAGCTTGAACTGATTATCGGGAAATACGTAAAGTAA
- a CDS encoding DUF4190 domain-containing protein has product MPDEETGSASGNFPKRRHKFALVAFILGIISIVMPILVPCAIAALVLGSIAIHQVSKDPERLRGKGLAIVGVATAGTSILYGIPLMAAIMIPYYMGAIEKAKAKKINVDIRYMQPADVRGNGNNVALRVE; this is encoded by the coding sequence ATGCCTGACGAAGAAACGGGAAGCGCATCGGGAAATTTTCCGAAGAGGAGACACAAGTTTGCCCTCGTGGCGTTCATCCTGGGGATAATAAGTATTGTAATGCCCATTCTTGTGCCCTGCGCCATCGCCGCCCTGGTCCTCGGCTCTATCGCAATTCACCAGGTGAGCAAAGACCCTGAACGCCTGCGCGGCAAGGGGCTTGCGATCGTGGGAGTGGCAACGGCCGGCACGAGCATCCTTTACGGTATACCCCTGATGGCAGCCATTATGATCCCTTACTACATGGGGGCCATTGAAAAAGCGAAGGCAAAAAAAATTAACGTGGACATAAGGTACATGCAGCCTGCGGACGTGCGCGGCAATGGCAATAACGTCGCCCTCCGCGTAGAGTAG
- a CDS encoding DUF364 domain-containing protein translates to MEILRELIGIIKDSGVIDELKPRPADVRVGVFYTGVKLSTGHAGIAYTPIHDLPDAVCCPRSHAKMPQAGELLDQDIDTLINYSLEEKSPLKAAIGVAALNALSAILLEKEECPYKVAALGNALDMVKINKNDTVGMIGAFPPFIKQLKGACKKLHVFEKNPWLKREEGVELQPETLEKEVLPGCDVLIITGVTIVNHTLGPILECGKGAREVVLVGPTASLYPEPFFRRGVTIMGGIRVTDADRVMNVLTEGGSGYDLFEKSADRVIIKKSPVAAY, encoded by the coding sequence ATGGAGATTCTGAGGGAACTTATAGGGATTATAAAAGACAGTGGCGTCATAGATGAGCTTAAGCCCCGCCCGGCTGACGTGCGTGTGGGGGTATTTTACACGGGCGTCAAGCTGAGCACGGGGCACGCGGGAATCGCCTACACGCCGATACACGACCTGCCCGATGCCGTATGCTGTCCCAGGTCCCACGCGAAGATGCCCCAGGCGGGGGAATTACTAGACCAGGACATAGACACGCTCATAAATTATTCCCTCGAGGAAAAGAGCCCGCTCAAGGCCGCGATAGGCGTGGCCGCCCTGAACGCACTCTCGGCCATACTGCTTGAGAAAGAGGAATGTCCCTACAAGGTAGCCGCGCTGGGCAACGCACTAGATATGGTTAAGATAAACAAGAACGACACGGTGGGGATGATAGGCGCGTTCCCGCCATTTATCAAGCAGCTTAAAGGGGCCTGTAAAAAACTCCATGTCTTCGAAAAAAACCCCTGGCTAAAGCGGGAGGAGGGGGTGGAGTTGCAGCCTGAGACGCTTGAGAAGGAAGTCCTGCCGGGGTGCGACGTACTGATAATCACCGGCGTTACCATAGTAAACCACACGCTTGGGCCTATTCTTGAGTGCGGCAAGGGGGCACGGGAGGTGGTGCTTGTGGGGCCGACGGCCAGTCTCTACCCTGAGCCGTTTTTCAGGCGCGGCGTCACCATAATGGGCGGCATCCGCGTCACCGACGCCGACCGGGTAATGAACGTACTGACCGAAGGCGGCTCCGGGTATGATTTATTTGAGAAATCCGCCGACAGGGTAATTATTAAAAAAAGTCCCGTAGCTGCTTACTAG